The following are from one region of the Polyangiaceae bacterium genome:
- a CDS encoding glutathione S-transferase, whose product MSRTLYGLAYSPWTERARWALDHHRIPHRYREHLILIGEPSLRWRSRNAGTSKASVPLFVDGDLAIGDSLAIAQHADAVGRGAPLGTDHPDFAAFSARVETALQAARALVTAAILADPEALRESARAAAPESLTPMMRPVAATAARFIARKYSADLKADDRNRASIREVLTELRQRRAETPYLQGEHFSAFDIWAATLLQGVRPVAHTYIKLSPAVERAWTQPELAREFEDLISWRNRIYQLHRHGPADASAVSASVSQSASARF is encoded by the coding sequence GTGAGCAGAACCCTATATGGCCTGGCCTACTCCCCCTGGACTGAGCGAGCCCGCTGGGCACTCGACCATCACCGCATTCCCCACCGCTATCGCGAGCACCTGATCTTGATCGGCGAGCCAAGCCTGCGCTGGCGCTCGCGCAACGCAGGAACGTCCAAGGCGAGTGTGCCGTTGTTCGTGGATGGGGACTTGGCGATTGGTGACTCGTTGGCCATCGCCCAGCACGCCGACGCAGTTGGGCGGGGCGCACCTCTCGGCACCGACCATCCAGACTTTGCCGCCTTCAGCGCTCGTGTCGAAACCGCGCTTCAGGCTGCGCGCGCGCTGGTGACGGCGGCAATCCTCGCCGACCCCGAAGCCCTCAGAGAGAGCGCGCGAGCGGCGGCGCCCGAGTCACTCACGCCGATGATGCGGCCCGTCGCAGCGACAGCGGCTCGCTTCATCGCGCGCAAGTACTCCGCAGACCTGAAAGCCGATGATCGCAACCGAGCAAGTATCCGCGAGGTATTGACGGAGCTGCGCCAGCGTCGAGCCGAGACACCCTACCTCCAAGGCGAGCACTTCAGCGCCTTCGACATCTGGGCAGCGACACTGCTTCAAGGCGTGCGCCCCGTCGCTCACACCTACATCAAGCTGAGCCCCGCGGTGGAACGCGCCTGGACCCAGCCAGAGCTAGCTCGCGAGTTCGAGGATCTGATCAGCTGGCGCAATCGGATCTACCAGCTGCATCGCCACGGCCCAGCCGATGCAAGCGCGGTCTCCGCCTCGGTCTCACAGAGTGCGAGCGCCCGCTTCTGA
- a CDS encoding Crp/Fnr family transcriptional regulator, with translation MAQYANPFEHHIQLSPEELSSLAAFISPISYQAGATLFPHGEICRDLIILQSGLVRVYYLHDAREVNLRLLCAPAVATALSSLITEEPAEEWVEAVSEVSGFRLRLCDFEAAHAGGLVERLRRALAEQHYLSMERRLRTLQWKSAEERYAYFVRHMESDIVQRMPGYHVASYLGVTPESLSRVRNKRRAGS, from the coding sequence ATGGCTCAGTACGCGAATCCGTTCGAGCACCATATCCAGCTGAGCCCTGAAGAGCTCTCGAGCCTCGCAGCGTTCATCAGCCCCATCAGCTATCAAGCGGGCGCCACCCTGTTTCCCCACGGTGAAATCTGTCGCGACCTGATCATCCTGCAGAGCGGCTTGGTGCGCGTGTACTACTTGCACGACGCGCGAGAGGTGAACCTACGCCTACTCTGCGCCCCAGCAGTCGCCACGGCGCTCTCTAGCTTGATTACCGAGGAGCCTGCAGAGGAATGGGTCGAAGCAGTCTCGGAAGTCAGCGGCTTTCGTCTGCGCCTGTGCGACTTCGAAGCCGCTCACGCAGGAGGGCTCGTTGAGCGCTTGCGTCGCGCCCTCGCAGAGCAGCACTACCTCAGTATGGAGCGCCGCCTGCGCACCTTGCAGTGGAAGTCCGCGGAAGAACGCTATGCCTACTTCGTGCGCCACATGGAGTCGGACATCGTCCAGCGTATGCCCGGCTACCACGTCGCGTCCTATCTGGGAGTGACTCCGGAGTCCCTCAGCCGCGTGCGAAACAAGCGGCGCGCCGGTTCTTGA
- a CDS encoding DUF2461 domain-containing protein has product MAKFAGFSRETIKFLQGLQDHNDKAWFDAHRAEYEEHYLEPAKAFVSALAPTFEKWRPGLHAEPRVNGSIFRINRDVRFSKDKTPYKHHLDLWFWEGEGRNFGCPGLFFRLLPGELIMGVGLHKLDKDWLRKYRAAILDDVSAKELQKVLTKVEKAGYAIGGRNLARVPRGLPPDHPRADLLRHDGITATLETPLPKDLYTPNFPKFCLGHFKAMLPLHTWLVELGSRK; this is encoded by the coding sequence GTGGCGAAGTTTGCAGGTTTTTCGCGTGAGACCATCAAGTTCTTGCAAGGGCTTCAGGACCACAATGACAAGGCGTGGTTCGACGCTCATCGAGCGGAGTACGAGGAACACTACCTTGAACCGGCCAAAGCGTTCGTCAGTGCGCTCGCGCCGACCTTCGAGAAGTGGCGTCCGGGCCTGCATGCCGAACCCCGGGTCAACGGATCGATCTTTCGCATCAACCGTGACGTCCGCTTTTCCAAGGACAAGACGCCCTACAAACATCACTTGGACTTGTGGTTCTGGGAGGGGGAGGGACGCAACTTCGGCTGCCCCGGGTTGTTCTTTCGACTCCTGCCTGGAGAGCTGATCATGGGTGTTGGTCTGCATAAGCTCGACAAGGATTGGTTGCGTAAATACCGCGCGGCAATTCTAGACGACGTTAGCGCCAAAGAGCTACAGAAGGTGCTGACCAAGGTCGAGAAGGCGGGCTACGCCATCGGTGGGCGAAACCTTGCCCGTGTGCCGCGCGGCCTACCTCCAGATCACCCACGCGCTGACTTGCTACGACACGACGGCATCACGGCGACGCTGGAGACACCGCTCCCGAAGGATCTCTACACCCCGAACTTCCCCAAGTTCTGCCTGGGCCACTTCAAGGCCATGCTGCCGCTTCACACCTGGTTGGTGGAGCTGGGCAGTCGGAAGTAG
- a CDS encoding NUDIX domain-containing protein, which translates to MAYTDRFRLSAHAVILNAEQQVLQLRATYGEKRWGLPGGALEPGETPDVALCRECHEELGVAIQLGPLTGVYYHATHKSQVFIFKVTLPAAPVVLSPEHSELNYFPLDSLSSVQRIRVDDCLSYDGSVRFNRF; encoded by the coding sequence GTGGCATACACCGATCGCTTTCGCCTGAGCGCGCACGCCGTCATCCTCAACGCGGAGCAGCAGGTATTGCAGCTCCGCGCGACGTACGGCGAGAAACGCTGGGGGCTCCCAGGAGGCGCGCTCGAACCAGGGGAAACACCCGACGTCGCCTTATGTCGCGAGTGCCACGAGGAGCTCGGCGTCGCGATTCAGCTGGGCCCCCTAACGGGGGTCTACTATCACGCGACGCACAAGAGCCAGGTGTTCATCTTCAAGGTCACTCTCCCCGCCGCTCCAGTCGTGCTTTCTCCCGAGCACTCCGAACTCAATTATTTCCCCCTGGATTCTCTTTCGAGCGTCCAACGGATCCGAGTCGACGACTGCTTGAGCTATGACGGCAGCGTGAGGTTCAACCGTTTCTAG
- a CDS encoding MBL fold metallo-hydrolase, translating into MAGVLEVKAGNYTVRGISVGGVYTSLQVPELDAVFDAGITLRGFAGTDNVFLSHGHADHLGGLVGLLGIRGMMSKPKPRVFMPKAVQEHLDQALEHMTKIQRYDLSVDGVGVEDGDEHQLKADLRVRAFKTHHPVPSVGYQFFRRVNKLKPEFKQLDGAEIGRRRKAGEQLFDQVEHLELAYATDTLLRVIDTHPSLLETRVLIMECSFLDERKELSASRAGCHIHLDELLERAGEFNNEHLVLMHFSQIYRPEEVHQILERRLPKSLWERTHVFAPRRGGFF; encoded by the coding sequence ATGGCTGGGGTGCTGGAAGTCAAAGCGGGCAACTACACCGTGCGGGGGATCTCCGTGGGCGGCGTGTACACGAGCCTTCAAGTCCCGGAGCTCGACGCGGTCTTCGACGCCGGGATCACCCTGCGCGGCTTCGCGGGGACCGACAACGTGTTCCTCAGCCACGGCCACGCGGATCACTTGGGCGGCCTGGTAGGGCTGCTTGGGATCCGCGGCATGATGAGCAAGCCGAAGCCGCGAGTATTCATGCCCAAGGCGGTGCAGGAGCACCTGGACCAAGCGCTGGAGCACATGACGAAGATCCAGCGTTACGATCTCTCCGTGGACGGCGTTGGGGTGGAGGACGGCGACGAACACCAACTCAAGGCCGACCTTCGGGTGCGCGCGTTCAAGACCCATCATCCGGTCCCCAGTGTCGGCTATCAATTTTTCCGCAGGGTAAACAAGCTCAAGCCCGAGTTCAAGCAGCTGGACGGCGCCGAGATAGGTCGGCGCCGCAAAGCAGGCGAGCAGCTGTTCGACCAGGTCGAGCACCTGGAGCTGGCCTACGCCACGGACACGCTGCTGCGCGTGATCGACACCCACCCGAGCCTGCTCGAGACCCGCGTCCTGATCATGGAGTGTTCGTTCCTCGACGAACGCAAGGAGCTATCAGCGAGCCGCGCTGGCTGCCACATCCACCTGGACGAGCTCTTGGAGCGCGCGGGTGAGTTCAACAACGAACACCTGGTGCTGATGCACTTCAGCCAGATCTACAGGCCAGAAGAGGTCCACCAAATCCTCGAGCGGCGCTTGCCCAAGTCGCTGTGGGAGCGCACCCACGTCTTCGCGCCGCGCCGCGGTGGGTTCTTCTGA
- a CDS encoding TraB/GumN family protein yields MAETAPEAPQSGTDSPSNPLNPVAGEASTSALTSRNVTHVEIEGRDVYIVGTAHVSPKSVEEVTRVIREVKPDTVCVELDAMRHEALVDENRWRKLDIFAVIRQQKVLFLLSSLVLSSYQRRMGDKLGVKPGAELHAAVREADALGAHLVLADRDIQATLKRTWGNLSFFNKLKVLAAMNAAFFGSAEIDEEQIEELKDRDVINEMMHEFAQAMPQVQVPLIDERDRFLMTKIADAPGKKIVAVVGAGHVQGMLNQLGKRADLEELSKIPPPGIAGRVFKWVIPLIVLGAFYYGYVNHSSEGLKQMIFAWLIPNVIGAAVMSIIAGARPLTVLVAGVASPITSLNPTIGAGMVAGLCEAWLRKPTVEDCEGVADITGFAEMRKNNFTRVLLVAVFATLGSAIGAWIGAAWVVKLL; encoded by the coding sequence ATGGCCGAGACCGCCCCCGAAGCGCCGCAGAGCGGCACCGACTCGCCTTCCAATCCGCTAAACCCCGTAGCCGGAGAGGCGAGCACCAGCGCGCTCACGAGCCGCAACGTGACTCACGTGGAGATCGAAGGGCGCGACGTGTACATCGTGGGGACCGCTCACGTTTCTCCGAAGAGCGTCGAGGAAGTCACGCGGGTGATCCGCGAGGTAAAGCCGGACACCGTGTGTGTGGAGTTGGACGCGATGCGCCACGAAGCGCTGGTGGACGAGAACCGCTGGCGCAAGCTGGATATCTTCGCGGTGATCCGCCAGCAGAAGGTGCTGTTTCTGCTGTCGAGCCTGGTGCTCAGCTCCTACCAGCGGCGCATGGGAGACAAGCTTGGCGTGAAGCCCGGTGCAGAGCTCCACGCCGCCGTGCGCGAAGCCGACGCCCTGGGCGCCCACTTGGTGCTCGCCGACCGCGACATCCAAGCGACCCTCAAGCGCACCTGGGGCAACCTGAGCTTCTTCAACAAGCTCAAGGTGCTGGCTGCGATGAACGCGGCCTTCTTCGGCTCCGCGGAGATCGACGAAGAACAGATCGAGGAACTCAAGGACCGCGACGTCATCAACGAAATGATGCACGAGTTCGCTCAGGCGATGCCTCAAGTGCAGGTCCCGTTGATCGACGAGCGCGATCGTTTCTTGATGACCAAGATCGCTGATGCCCCGGGGAAAAAGATCGTGGCCGTGGTCGGCGCTGGCCACGTCCAGGGCATGCTGAACCAGCTGGGCAAGCGCGCTGACCTCGAGGAGCTATCGAAGATCCCGCCGCCCGGTATCGCCGGGCGAGTCTTCAAATGGGTGATCCCGCTGATCGTGCTGGGCGCCTTCTACTACGGCTACGTGAACCACTCGAGCGAGGGGCTCAAGCAGATGATCTTTGCTTGGCTGATCCCCAACGTGATCGGCGCGGCGGTGATGTCGATCATCGCAGGAGCGCGGCCACTCACCGTGCTCGTCGCCGGGGTCGCTTCCCCCATCACTTCACTGAACCCAACGATCGGGGCGGGCATGGTTGCGGGCCTGTGCGAGGCCTGGCTGCGTAAGCCGACGGTGGAGGACTGTGAAGGCGTCGCCGACATCACTGGCTTTGCGGAGATGCGCAAGAACAACTTCACGCGCGTGCTGTTGGTGGCAGTGTTTGCAACTCTTGGCTCCGCCATCGGAGCGTGGATCGGCGCCGCCTGGGTCGTGAAGCTGTTGTAG
- a CDS encoding TonB family protein, with the protein MPFQGQRCRRLERRLSPFWGWGLGALLAVTWVSPTSAQPNDATTKPGASKPKPPPLVPPKALSDTEVLRPAGTEAEADVLLELTIDERGKVTRVVVLKGEEPYASKAKSAAEAWRFRPALRGEQPVSARIRFVVHFAAPQAPEPEPEVEQPAPESASATETPPKTAPAPGASPPKKPPPEDEVVVLGNRTPPGAVTLNRAEVRQLPGAFGDPFRAIEALPGVTPLISGVPFFYVRGAPPGNVGYFLDGIRVPLLYHIGLGPSVIHPGIVKQVDLYPGGYPARFGRFAGGIVSGETAEPRTDLLHGEASVRLVDAGALVESPFAGGKGTALVAGRYAYPGLVLQLFAPEAILRYWDYQTRASYEVTPDDRLTLFSFGAYDYLGEVQPDGTTDTFFNTQFHRVDLRWDQRHSASTNSRTALYVGLDRTQGEEGTFLRDRLAHLRYQLDYRASDQATYSVGADFALDHYDVRFTDSEDQEDIGRLFPARTDYAMGAFGQVEWRPERWLTVTPGVRVDWYYSNAEYALAVEPRVSARYDINQRWRLIHALGVAHQPPAFVIPLPGFQVSGLEDGLQRSLQHSAGVETDLPWDVTASVTLFQNAFFNMTDALSRRGQNNDEPGDGGSDGGSNDAEEFSERALGHSYGVEVYVRRQLTKSVGGFISYTLSRSERSINRESFPSGFDRTHVLNLALSFNLGKRWRAGTRAVFYSGYPLSSDALAGLRSEHPERIPAFWRLDWRLEKRWRLGKTGSWALVFEVVNTTLNKETIDVECDRFEDGLGNSSSTCREEKIGPVTIPSIGVEAFF; encoded by the coding sequence TTGCCCTTTCAAGGTCAGCGATGCCGGCGCCTCGAGCGACGTCTCTCGCCTTTTTGGGGGTGGGGGTTAGGAGCCCTGCTGGCAGTCACCTGGGTCAGCCCCACGAGCGCCCAACCCAACGACGCGACCACGAAGCCCGGCGCAAGCAAGCCCAAGCCGCCCCCGCTCGTGCCGCCCAAGGCGCTGAGCGACACCGAGGTGTTGCGCCCGGCAGGGACGGAAGCCGAAGCCGACGTGCTCCTCGAGTTGACCATCGACGAGCGCGGCAAGGTCACACGGGTCGTGGTGCTAAAAGGCGAAGAACCGTACGCCAGCAAAGCCAAGAGCGCCGCCGAGGCGTGGCGTTTCCGACCGGCGCTGCGCGGCGAGCAACCTGTATCCGCGAGGATTCGATTTGTGGTGCACTTCGCCGCGCCTCAGGCGCCTGAGCCCGAGCCTGAGGTCGAACAGCCAGCGCCTGAGAGCGCGAGCGCAACAGAGACGCCGCCGAAAACCGCCCCAGCGCCTGGTGCCTCCCCCCCAAAAAAGCCACCACCCGAGGACGAAGTCGTCGTGCTCGGCAACCGCACGCCGCCGGGAGCGGTGACGTTGAATCGCGCTGAGGTGCGTCAGCTACCCGGTGCATTCGGCGACCCGTTTCGCGCCATCGAGGCGCTACCTGGCGTGACGCCGCTGATCAGCGGTGTGCCGTTTTTCTACGTGCGCGGCGCGCCGCCGGGCAACGTGGGCTACTTCCTCGACGGCATCCGGGTGCCGCTCTTGTATCACATCGGCCTTGGACCGTCCGTCATCCACCCAGGTATCGTCAAGCAAGTCGACTTGTATCCCGGCGGATACCCCGCTCGCTTCGGGCGCTTCGCGGGAGGCATCGTCTCCGGTGAAACCGCAGAGCCGCGTACGGATCTGCTGCACGGCGAGGCGAGCGTGCGCCTGGTCGACGCTGGCGCTCTCGTGGAGTCGCCGTTCGCCGGCGGCAAAGGTACGGCGCTAGTCGCGGGGCGTTACGCTTACCCAGGGCTCGTGCTCCAGCTGTTCGCTCCGGAAGCCATCTTGCGCTACTGGGACTACCAGACCCGCGCGAGCTACGAGGTCACTCCCGACGATCGCCTGACACTGTTCAGCTTCGGCGCCTACGATTACCTCGGGGAAGTACAACCGGATGGCACCACGGACACCTTCTTCAACACCCAGTTCCACCGCGTGGACCTACGCTGGGACCAACGCCATAGCGCGAGCACCAACTCGCGCACGGCGCTCTACGTCGGGTTGGATCGCACTCAAGGGGAAGAAGGCACGTTCCTCCGCGACCGCTTGGCGCACTTACGGTATCAGCTCGACTACCGCGCTTCAGACCAAGCGACGTACAGCGTCGGGGCGGACTTCGCGCTGGACCACTACGACGTGCGCTTCACTGATTCGGAAGATCAGGAAGACATCGGCAGACTGTTTCCTGCCCGCACCGACTACGCCATGGGTGCGTTTGGGCAAGTGGAGTGGAGACCGGAGCGCTGGCTGACGGTGACGCCAGGTGTCCGTGTCGATTGGTACTATTCGAACGCCGAATACGCGCTCGCCGTAGAGCCCCGGGTGAGCGCGCGCTACGACATCAACCAACGTTGGCGATTGATTCACGCGCTGGGTGTGGCGCACCAGCCGCCGGCGTTCGTGATCCCGCTGCCTGGTTTTCAGGTCTCTGGTCTGGAGGATGGCTTGCAGCGTTCGCTCCAGCACAGCGCCGGCGTGGAGACCGACTTGCCCTGGGATGTCACGGCGAGCGTTACGCTGTTTCAGAACGCGTTCTTCAACATGACCGACGCCTTGAGTCGCCGCGGTCAAAACAACGACGAGCCCGGCGACGGAGGCAGCGACGGCGGCAGCAACGACGCAGAAGAATTCAGCGAGCGAGCCCTGGGGCACTCGTACGGCGTCGAGGTGTACGTGCGCCGTCAGTTGACCAAGTCGGTCGGCGGGTTCATCTCCTACACGCTGTCTCGCTCGGAACGCAGCATTAACCGGGAATCGTTTCCGTCGGGATTCGATCGGACCCACGTGCTCAACCTGGCGTTGAGCTTCAACCTGGGCAAGCGCTGGCGAGCTGGCACGCGCGCGGTGTTCTACTCGGGCTACCCGCTCAGTAGCGATGCACTTGCGGGGCTGAGGTCAGAACACCCCGAGCGGATCCCTGCCTTTTGGCGCCTGGACTGGCGCTTGGAGAAGCGGTGGCGGCTCGGCAAGACGGGTTCTTGGGCGCTCGTGTTCGAGGTGGTGAACACCACACTCAACAAGGAGACCATCGACGTCGAGTGCGACCGCTTCGAAGATGGCCTCGGGAACTCGTCCTCGACCTGCCGTGAAGAAAAGATCGGACCCGTGACGATCCCGAGCATTGGCGTCGAGGCGTTCTTCTAG
- a CDS encoding nuclear transport factor 2 family protein has protein sequence MSEKALLAANSEFYRAFRDRDYEQMDALWAKESIVVCIHPGAPALYGRGPVLASWRAILSNPDSPRIQCVNEQATLFGEAGMVTCVERVGRTRVAATNLFVLERGSWRMLHHHASPIGVDEPDPSPNRNLN, from the coding sequence GTGTCCGAAAAAGCTCTGCTAGCTGCAAACTCCGAGTTCTATCGAGCGTTTCGCGATCGCGACTACGAACAGATGGATGCGCTGTGGGCCAAGGAGTCCATCGTAGTGTGCATCCACCCGGGCGCTCCGGCGCTGTACGGGCGGGGGCCAGTGCTCGCGAGCTGGCGCGCCATCCTCAGCAACCCTGATTCCCCGCGGATTCAGTGCGTCAACGAACAGGCGACTCTTTTTGGGGAGGCTGGCATGGTGACTTGCGTGGAACGCGTAGGCCGCACACGCGTGGCAGCTACGAACCTGTTCGTGCTGGAGCGCGGGAGCTGGCGCATGCTGCACCACCACGCATCGCCCATCGGCGTGGACGAACCGGATCCGTCGCCGAACCGGAACTTGAACTGA
- a CDS encoding aminotransferase class V-fold PLP-dependent enzyme, whose protein sequence is MEAFHEIAAFIRQHEVGRRAHLETPFGRRLIFYADLTATGRYLHFIEAWMRRVRPFYANTHTAVSSTGRIVTTLRENARAVVRRTLNAGPEDEVLFTGPGATAAINKLIGLLGWNLPEPLERRFGWSAAIQDEERPVVFIGPYEHHSNELPWVESIAEVVEIALDDAGRIDLDHLEQQLKKYADRPFKLGSFSAASNVTGVLSDVPAVARLLHRFGAFACFDYAAAGPYVPIDMHPQGDEDARIDALFLSTHKFIGGPQASGILAANRALFITRIPEKPGGGTVDYVAGAGKDAIDYVSHLAEREEAGTPAIMGDVRAGTAFLVKEMIGPERIREHEIELAKQAIERLSAHPKIQVLGPATTERLAIISFNITGLHHDLVSALLDHLFGIQNRAGCACAGPYGHRLLSIDRAHSERFRTLIQKHVIGIKPGWVRVTLPFYANAPDLEFLLSAIEFVADHGETFVPLYRLNWRDGVWRHTEQPVPDIEPIELTVEALREAAQSFAAGDHEGPMSEAQLAAERNEYFEVARCAVDRLTRRWGADKPVFNSGTGRAEIDDLVWFRYVHTEGLERTLS, encoded by the coding sequence GTGGAAGCCTTCCATGAGATTGCCGCCTTCATCCGCCAACACGAAGTAGGCCGCAGGGCCCACCTCGAGACTCCGTTCGGTCGACGGCTGATTTTCTATGCAGATTTGACCGCGACGGGTCGCTACCTGCACTTCATCGAAGCTTGGATGCGCCGCGTCAGGCCGTTCTACGCAAACACCCACACTGCGGTGAGCTCCACGGGCCGCATCGTGACCACCTTGCGAGAGAACGCGCGGGCTGTGGTGCGTCGCACGTTGAACGCGGGTCCGGAAGATGAAGTATTGTTCACTGGCCCTGGTGCGACGGCAGCGATCAACAAGTTGATCGGCCTCCTCGGCTGGAACCTGCCAGAGCCCCTCGAGCGTCGCTTCGGCTGGTCCGCTGCAATCCAGGACGAAGAGCGCCCGGTGGTCTTCATCGGTCCCTACGAACATCACAGCAACGAGCTTCCGTGGGTCGAGTCGATCGCGGAAGTCGTGGAAATCGCCCTGGACGACGCAGGGCGCATTGACCTCGATCACCTCGAGCAACAGCTCAAGAAGTACGCGGACCGCCCGTTCAAGCTCGGCTCCTTCTCTGCCGCGAGCAACGTGACTGGTGTGCTGTCGGACGTGCCGGCCGTCGCGCGGCTACTGCATCGCTTTGGCGCGTTCGCGTGCTTCGACTACGCCGCGGCGGGACCCTACGTGCCCATCGATATGCATCCCCAGGGAGACGAGGATGCGCGCATCGACGCGCTGTTCTTGTCGACGCACAAGTTCATCGGAGGGCCCCAGGCCTCGGGTATCCTCGCGGCAAATCGCGCGTTGTTCATCACCCGCATCCCGGAAAAGCCCGGCGGCGGCACGGTGGACTACGTGGCGGGCGCGGGAAAAGACGCCATTGACTACGTCAGCCATCTCGCGGAGCGAGAGGAAGCCGGTACGCCAGCCATCATGGGCGACGTGCGCGCAGGCACGGCGTTCTTGGTGAAGGAGATGATCGGTCCCGAGCGGATCCGCGAGCATGAGATCGAACTCGCAAAGCAGGCCATCGAGCGCCTCTCGGCCCACCCCAAGATCCAAGTCCTTGGTCCGGCGACGACGGAGCGTCTGGCGATCATCAGCTTCAACATCACCGGTTTGCATCACGACCTGGTGTCAGCCTTGCTGGACCACCTGTTCGGCATCCAGAATCGCGCCGGCTGTGCGTGCGCTGGGCCCTACGGGCACCGCCTGTTGAGCATCGACCGCGCGCACTCGGAGCGTTTCCGCACGCTAATACAGAAACACGTCATCGGTATCAAGCCGGGCTGGGTACGCGTGACGCTACCTTTCTACGCAAACGCGCCCGACCTGGAGTTCTTGCTGAGCGCCATCGAGTTCGTCGCGGATCACGGCGAGACGTTCGTGCCGCTCTATCGCTTGAACTGGCGAGATGGGGTGTGGCGCCACACCGAGCAGCCTGTGCCAGATATCGAGCCCATCGAGCTCACGGTCGAGGCACTTCGAGAGGCGGCGCAGTCGTTCGCAGCTGGCGACCACGAGGGTCCGATGAGCGAGGCGCAGCTCGCCGCAGAGCGCAACGAGTACTTCGAGGTCGCGCGTTGCGCCGTCGATCGCCTCACCCGGCGGTGGGGAGCGGACAAGCCCGTGTTCAACTCCGGCACGGGGCGCGCCGAAATCGACGACCTGGTGTGGTTCCGCTACGTGCACACCGAAGGGCTCGAGCGCACCCTGAGCTAG